One Stratiformator vulcanicus genomic window, GGCGGGGGGCCGGGGACGCCAGCAGATGCGAATTTAGCATCCAGCACCGGATGCGACCCATGAAGCACGCTCGCGACAACGGCACATACCGATCGTGGAATCTTGATGTTTTGCATTGGCCATTTCTCCTACGGCGCCCACCCACACTGAGCCCGCCACCTTAACCAATGATCCGCGATTACAATCGCCACCATCGCTTCGCCCATGGGGACGAATCTGGGTAGCAGGCAGGGGTCGTGGCGGCCTTTGGTTTGGATGGTGGTGGGGGTGCCGGTGTTGTCGACCGTGGGCTGCTTTTTGGACAGCGAGCTGGTCGGTTTGATCGCCGCCCGCAGCACGATCGGCATGCCGGAGGTGATCCCGCCGAGCATGCCGCCGTGGCGGTTGGATTGGGTGGCGATGGAGGGAGAGGGCTGTCGGGCTTGGCCTTTGTCACTCACCTCTGGCCCGTTGTCGCTCGCCGATGACTTGGCTCCGGGCGCTGACGCTTCCGGCTCGCTTGGTGCTCTGGCCTCTGGCCTCTCGACTCTAGCCCCTTCGCTCGCCCGCTCAAACACATCATTATTCTCGCTGCCGCGCATTGTGGCGCAGGCGAAGCCGATGCCGTATTCGACGCCGAGGACGGCGGGGAGGCTGAACAGGGCTTTCGCGAGGTCGGCTTTGATCTTGTCGAACACCGGCTCGCCGAGGCCGGGGGGGATGCCGGTCGCGACGATCTCGCTGACGCCGCCGATGCTGTCCTGATCTTTGCGAACCTTGTCGATCAGCGCGATCATGCGATCGGCCGCGGCAAGGTCGGGGCAGCGTACGATGTTCGGCTCGCCGTCCGGACGTTTTTCGACTTGTTCGAGGGTGACGTCTTCGGGTCGAGGGATGTCAGCCACAATGTCGCCGACTTGCTTCACGTAGCCCACGACCTGCCCGCCGAAGGCTTCGGCGATGAGCTTCTTGGCAATCACCCCCGCGGCGACTCGGGCAGTGGTTTCTCTGGCGGAGCTGCGGCCGCCTCCGCGGTAGTCGCGGAAGCCGTATTTCGCGTCGAAGGTGTAATCCGCGTGGCCGGGGCGGTATTTGTCTTTGATGTCGGAGTAGTCCTTCGAGCGCTGGTCCTGATTGCGGATCAGAATCGCGATCGAGGTTCCTGTGGTCCGGCCTTCGAACACGCCCGAGAGGATTTCCGGCTCGTCCGGCTCCTTGCGCTGCGTGACGATCTTCGACTGTCCGGGACGCCGGCGGTCGAGATCGACCTGCAGATCTTCCACGGTGATCGGTATTCCGGGCGGCACGCCGTCGACAATCACGACGTTCCCCGGCCCGTGGCTCTCGCCGGCGGTGGTGATGCGAAAGAGCTGTCCGAATGAATTTCCTGCCATCACACTTCGTGTGTTTGTGCCGTGGTGAGTCGACGCGCGTCGCGAGTTCATCGCGGCGGGAGGGATCCGGTTGCAGTGTAAGGGTTGCGCTCGGCTTGTGGGAGCGAGCGTACGGCGAAGCTGTGGTTGAGGGTTGAGGGATCTTTCGTCAGGGAGGATGATCAGGACTTTGGCGCGTAACCTCTGAACCCTGAACCCTCCGCCATGCGATTATTCGAAGGCACGCAGTTCGATCGGCCGCCGCGGTGCGAGCGGTGTGATGAGTTGGAGGAGGCGTGCACCTGTCCGCCGCCGCCGAAGGAGCCGCTGGCCCCCCAATCGCGCACGGCACGCATCGCCGTCGAAAAGCGAAAGCGCGGCAAGGTGGTGACGGTCGTGCGCGGGCTGCTGGAGCGAGAAGATGAATTGCCGGAGCTGCTGTCGAAACTGAAAGCCGCCTGCGGAGCGGGTGGGACCCTCGATGGAACGACGTTGGAGATTCAGGGCAGTCAGGTGGAGAAAGTGCGGGCAACGATGGCGGGATTGGGATATCGAGTGGCGGTCAAAGGTTAATGATGAAAGGTCGTTTAGCCGCGCCCGACAGGAAGCGCGGCGTTGCCGCGGGTTTAGAGTTGAGGGATGAGAGGTGAAGTTGCCCGGGCTATTTGCGAGTCTGTTCCGCACATCCTGTCTCAGGATTTTGTATGTTGTCTGGGCATTCGGTTGTGTAACTCTTTACGGAATATTTTTTGATGTCATGGCGTCATCGCAGCGTCCGCTCGGCGTCGCATACGACATCAATTACTGGGTGATTGAGCAACTGGGCCGGCTTTATCCCTATCTCGTGCTTGGCGGCATTTATGCGTTAAGCACAGTGCATTTTGTGGATCGGCCGAAGAGTGTCGTACGGGTGGATTTTTTCGGATTACCGCTCCTCGTACTTTGGGTTCGGGCTTTGTTCGAATTACTGGTCGTCCCGGTTTTCAGTCATTAATAATAGGCTTGGAGCGAAAATGAAGTTTCAAAGACGACAGGTCTTAAAAGCGGCCGGAGGGGCTGCCGTCGCGTATGGCACTCCCTTGTTTTCGCTTGGGGACGATCCGAGTCGCGACCGCCGCGCCCTCGTGATCGTCGGCCCGAGCAATCACCCGCCGGGGACGCATGAGGTGAAGGCCGGAGGCCGATTGATGGCTGATTGTGTGAATCGGTTGGGGCTCGACGGATTATCAGCCGAGGTGTCGGTCGGGTGGCCGGAGGATCGGTCTTCAATAGAGAACGCCGCGACGCTGGTCTTTATTGGCGACAAATTCCCGGCGGAGGCGGTGAAGAATCGCCAGCAGGCGATGGCCGACGTCGTCGGTGCGATGAGCCGCGACTGCGGAATTGTCTGTATCCACTACGCGACCGGGTTGGAGGAACAGCACGTCGCTCCCTATCACGCGAAAGGCGAGCAGCACCCCCTCTTAACTTGGATGGGCGGTTACTTCGCGACGCGGTGCAAGCATCACAAGTCGATCGCCCGCTTAATGAAGGCAACCATTGAACCGACGGCGGTGGAACATCCCATCTTAAGGGGTTGGCAGGAATTTAAATTCGATGATGAGCCGTATATTAATAACTACCTTGGCCCCGATGGCCTCGCTGAAAATGTGACGCCACTGGCGACATCGATGCTTCCGCCGAATGATCCGACGGAGCAGATCACGGCTTGGAGCGTCGAACGCAAAGACGGCGGTCGCGGCGTCGGGATCGTGATGCCCCACTACTATAGGAACTGGCTCGTCGACGACCTGCGAACGTTTGTCACAAACGCGATCGTGTGGAGCGCCGGATTCAATGTTCCCGAAGAAGGTTGCCGGACACCGAAACCGGAGTTGGCGAAGTACGAACCGGATGCAATCGAACCGCGACGGAAGGCGGGTGGGTATTGAAAGACTCATCAGACGAGGGAAGCGGCGGGGGCCAAGACTCCGTTTCGCTCAGAGAACTCTCCTTCGCGGACCTGTCCGCAGCAGCCGACGAAGCGCGACAACTGCTCGAAACGGGTTATGTGCGCCGAGGGAAATGGTCGCTGGGCGAAATGTGTCGGCACTTACGACTCGTCCAAGATTGCGCGATTGATGGCTACCCGGGTTGGATGTCCCTATTCGCGCCGCTGCGTCCGATCGTGCGGCGGATGCTATTAAAAAGAGTTCTCACGGGAGACTCACCGATCGGGCTGCGGACGGCTCCGCCATTTGTACCGAAGAGTGATCTCGATGACGCCATTGAGGTCGGGAAATTCTCGGAAAGCATCTCGCGACTCCTCTCCTACGAAGGAGAATTCCGTGCGCACCCCGGGTTCGGTCGGCTCGATCACGATCGGATGCTCGAACTCTTCGCCGCCCACGCGGCTCATCATTTACGATTTCTTGAGCCGGAAAAGCCGGGCAGCGAATTGCAGATTAATGCGAAGCCGGCGACGGATTCCTGGCAGGCGTCGAAACGGGATATTGGTGAGTCTTCTTAAGAAGTTTCGGTCGTACGCAGGGCAATGCAGCGCCCGTGCCGACTCGTGATTCGAGTATGACTCGCTACGAGTCGTGCATCAGTTGGTCACGCAAATTTTCACGTTGGTTGCTCGTTACGCGAGTAGGGCGGAGCGGAGCCAGATCTCAAGCTATGGGATTCAATCTTCTGATTCTCCGGGCGGAGACAGTTCATAGCTGAAGGCGCCGAGCAACGTGCCGCGCGGTACTTTATGGCAGGCCTGACACTGCTCGATCGCTCTTAACGAGCCGAGCATGCGGACGCGGTTCGAAGGTTCGCCTTCGGTTTGGGAGGGCTCAGCGTCGGTTACGTTCTCGATCACGAGGTCCTGTTCGGTCCAGAGGCGTTCCAGAGCTCCGCTTTCAAATGCGTTGAGCGGCCGGGTCTCGACATCGCGAAGATTATCCATCCGCGGCAGGCTGTCCGACACGTAAACCACCGGCTCATCGTGCAGCAGCAGACTGACGAGTTCGAGGCGATGCAGCGTCCACGGCTCGGTTGGTCTCTCGTCCGACTCTGCTGCGGGGACTTTCGACATCGCGTGGGGTTTGAAGCCGATTGTGTGATTAATGTCTTCGGCGTAGCCCATGCGCTCCGGGTCGAGGAAGTCAGCGGTGCCGGAATCGTGAAGTTCGATTAAGCCGGGTCGAGTCGGCTGCTGGAACTTGGGCTCGGCTGATTCTGGATGTTCCGGCTCCGGCGATGCCTTAACCTGAGTGATGATCGGGAGAGCGATGGACGCGGCCTGCGGTCCCTCCAGGAATTCAGTGTTCGGCCCGAAACTGCCCGGCCCCATTCGCAGGTATCCGAAGCCCGGTGCAACGATAAACCAGTCGCGCCATCTTTCGTGAAGTCGATGCAGCACGTCCCCTCGCCCGACGTAGATGGATTTCTCCTTCCAATGATTCTCTTGCCTTTCGAGGCGAGCGGAGATCAGCTCAGGCAGCCGGTCTGAAACAGTTTCCGGAGACTCGATTGGAACAAAGTTCGGGAGACGGTTTGACAACGATGTCAACGGAAATTGCTGACGCAACTCATCCAGTCTCATCAGTTCGGGAATCGCGACCGTCGTCCAGGCGACATACGGCAACAGGCAGGCAGCCATAAGCGCAGCCAGCGACGGCCCACGCGTCCATTTTCTCCTGCGTGCGACAGCGAGCGCGACCGTCGTCCCGATCATCTGCAGCACGATCGCACCGATGCACGTCAGCAGTGCGATCGGAATTCCAATTACTCCAACCCGCCGAGCTAGCTGGGGACCGACTTCGCCACGCTGCCATATCGAGGCGGCCAGCGAAGCCGCGACAGCCAAAGAGATCGTTAGCGATATCAGGTACATGCCCATCGAGAGTGTGGGGCGATCGCACCGAACCCAATTGAACCCACAGGTTCAAAGTCGAGGGCGATCACGCTTCCTTCAAAAGTCATACTAAGCCTGACGCATGCGTCAGGCTTAGTATGACAAGTGCAAACTCGCGTCGCATCCCCCCGAACCTCTCGCCCGCTTGACGCCTCCGGGGGTTCGGGGAGAATCGTGTTCCACGCGTCCCTTTTGCCTCAGAGATCGCTATGTCCGCTGCCGCGCCCGCCACGAAGTCTGTGCTTTCCGATGCCGTTCAACGCATTAAGCCCTCCGCGACGATCGCGGCGGGGACGAAAGCCAAGGAGCTGAAAGCCGCCGGGCATGACGTGCTCTCCTTCACGCTGGGGGAGCCTGACTTCACGACGCCTCAGCACATCTGCGATGCGGCCAAAGCCGCGATGGACGCGGGGGATACGCATTACACGGCGGCCGCGGGAACGCTGCAGGTCAAGCAGGCAGTGTGCGACCTCTACGCCCGCTTTTACGGCCTCGAATACGACCCGCCGCAGTGTGTGGTTTCGAACGGGGCGAAGCACTCGATTCACAACGTCCTGACCGCATTGTGCGGACCGGGGGATGAGGTGATCATCCCGACGCCCTACTGGGTGAGCTATTCCGATTTGGTCGGACTGACCGGGGCGAAGCCGGTGTTCGTTGAGACGACGGTCGAATCGGGATGGGTCATGTCGCCGGAGCAGTTCGAGTCGGCCATCACGCCGAGTACGAAGTTGCTGATGCTCAACAGCCCCACCAATCCGACGGGGGCCACCTATCCGCCCGAAACGCTGGAGCAAATCGCAAGGATTGCCGTCGAGCGGGACATCTTCGTCCTGTCCGATGAGATCTACGAACGGCTGATCTACGCCGGCTCCGAGTTTCGCTCCTTTGCATCATTCGGCAAAGACGTGCAGGAGAAGACCATTATTGTCAGCGGGGTCAGCAAGGCGTACGCCATGACCGGCTGGCGCATCGGATGGGCGCTCGCTCCGCTGGAGATCGCCGCAGGCATGGCGAAACTGCAGAGCCAGGAGACCTCATGCCCCTCATCGATCAGTCAGGCGGCGGCGGTCGCGGCGGTCTCCGGACCTCAAGTGTGTGTCGAAGAAATGCGGCTGGAGTTCGCCGAGCGTCGGGAGTATGTCCTGCAGCGACTGAAGGAACTGCCCGACCTCGCCTATGCCGAACCGGGCGGGGCGTTCTACGCGTTCTTCGACGTCTCCGCCCACTTCGGCAAGCCGCTCGGCTCCAAGGGCGTCAAGGTCGACAACGCGACCGACTTCTGCACCGCCCTGCTCGAAGACCAGTTCGTCGCGCTCGTCACCGGTGACGCCTTCGGAGCCCCCGGCTACGTCCGGCTGTCCTTCGCAACCGACCTCAAGACGATCGAGCAGGGGTTCGATCGGATTACGAAGTTTCTTGGCGGGGCATAGGCGACCGGCTCCGTCGATCGTGTGGGAGACGCGTTCGCGCTGAAATTTCTTCGCATGTACGGCCAGACATGGGTACCGTGAAGGGCATGTGATCGCCACGGCGGTCATCCCTTTCGCGCTCTTACGGAGTTCTCCCATGCGCTCGCTGTCGGCCAGTACGCTCGTTTTGATGTCCGCCCTCTGTTCGCTTTCTCCGGTGTTTGCGGAGGAGGGGTCCAATCACGAGACAGAGCAGATTCTGAAGAATCTGCGTGCCCGCTCTGCGGAATTCAGGAAGGTTGATATTTCGTGGGTCTCACTCACAACGACAAATTTCGATTTCACAATTGATGGATCGATTGTTGAGGACCTAGACCCGGCCGACCGCACGAAGCGGGAGTTCTGTCGACTGCGATTGCTCGACGAACACTGCGTCCTACTCGATCTTCGTAAGTGGACGTGGTACGAAAAACTTGAACGTTTCAAACTCGACAGAGTTCAACTTTTCGAGACCGTGGGCTATCGCGTGACTCACCAATCCGGGTCATCGAGTGAGCCGCCGAGTTTAAACCGAGGTACTCGCGACAAATTTATGTATGAAGGCAGAATGTCGCCTCTCGGATTGAGTTATTGGCATCCGAGTTCAGGACGGAATTTAAAGCAGTTCGAAGAGATCATTCGAGCGGGCGGGGAAGAGGATACCATTGATGGAATTACATGCCTGAAGTTCACGGGTAAGAACGAGGCCGGCGCCGCCGTCGAACTGTACCTGAGCCGAGAAAAACAACGTCTCGGATTGCCCTTGCGCATGCGTAAATCGTCCCGCGATGGCGCAACTACTAGAGACGTTCGCCTGATCTACGGTCGAGTGGAGCCGACTGCTGAGGCTACACGGCTGATCGGCTGGAAATTGGAGCGGTACTACGGTTCCGGAAAATTTTACGACGGAACCGAAGCGATCGTGACCGATTGGCGCACGCTGGAGGCTGATCGCTGTGACGATCTTGAACCAAAGCCCGCAGTGGGGACCATGGTTTGGGACTATCGCAGCCGCGACGATGAGAAGGTTTACGTCGTCGGTGAGGACGGAGCAAAGCAGGTGGTGCCTAAAGGGCAGTACTCGAAAGTCATGGAAGAGCTTCGCGAAAAGTGGCGCTCCGGCGAATTACCCGGCAAAGAAGACGTCCCTTCACCGCGAATTGACGGATAGGAGTCGGGTCGTGCGAAGTTATTTCATTTTGGTGTGCGTCGGGTGTTTGCTCGCGGCGCATTCTGCCGACGCCGGTCATCCGGTCCGAGTCGATGCTGACGTGGTCATCAAGAAGATGCAGCAGCGGGCGGAGCAGTTCGAAGGCGTCGACATCTCGTGGGTCACCAAGACGACGGGAGGCGCGTACGCGCTGGCAACGGGGGAGGTGAAACTTTTGCCAACGTTCGAACGCGTTCGCCGAGAAACCAGTCGGCTGAGATTCAAAGACTCGGATTGCTATCGCTTCGACCACACTCGTCGATTTTGGTCAGAGGATCGTGAGGTCTTCGTTACGTCAGAAGCGATCAACGTGCTGGCGGACGAACGTCGGTACTTTTTTGCCGGGAACGATTTGCGGCATCCGTCACTTATGATCTCGCCCGACAATATGAAACCGGGCGACGGACTTTCGAACATTTACTTCACAGTGTCGGCAGTGAGTTACTGGCACCCGGTGACAGGGCTTCCGTTTGACGCGATGCACGCGGCAATACGGAAGGGAGGAGAATCGGCCGAGGTTCGCGAGGTCGAGTGTGTCCTGTTCGAATTCGATGGCGATCACGGGGCAAAGCATCGTCTGTGGATCGCTTTCGACGATCGGCTCGAGGCACTTCCGATTCGGCTTGTGGTTCAATTCAAAATGGCGACAGCTCAATTTGATTGGGAATACGGCCAGACAAACGACGACCCGGCGGTGGAACTCATTGGCTGGTCTCACAAGATGACAGGCTTGAATGGCAAGACAAGTACGTTCGAAGAAAGCATTGTGACCGATTGGAAACGGCTCGATAGCGATGTCACTTGCGCGTCACTGAAGCCGGAGCTTCCTGCAGGGACGATGGTCCACGACTACCGCGGGCCCGATAACAGTGAGCAGTACATCTTGCGCGAAGATGGGTCGAAGCGTGTCATTCGGCCGGGCGAATATGACGGCACGAATTACGAAGAACTGTTGAAGACCCCCGGGCCGAATGAAGCGGCCGACGAGAAATAGCGGCTGCGTGGGGGAAGATGGGCAAGGCGGGAAGGTGATTCCCTTTAGGCGAGTTGAACCCGCCTCGAACCGGGAACTTCACCGGCGCCGGGGGCGTCTGTGAACCGATAGATCGATCGGAGAACCATTCCATTTCTGACACGCTGCCATGCCCAGTCCTCCTGATTCCCGCAGATTATCATCACCATCCTATGTCAGCGTGCTGATGCGTTGCTGTCGGGTCTATACGAATATTCGCCGAACCGCGGCTGGTGATGCCTTTGCGGGGAATTGTCCCCGGTGTGCTCGACCGGTGCGGATTCAGATCGTTGCCGAAGGCGGGAGCACGTCGCGGTTCTTCGAGGCGGGCTGAACGCGGAATCGCCTTGTGGCGTTTTCGATAATTATCATACATTCGGCCGTCTTCAGGCGGCCTGAACCGGACTTATGGAATACCGGATCAAGCCGCCGGGGACGACCTGCTCAGCGACCGGAGAGCCGCTGGAGCCGGGATCGCTGTGTCGATCGGCCCTTATCGAGGTCGATGGTAAGCAGTCTCGGTTCGACTACGCTCCGAACGCCTGGCCGGGTCCGCCTGATGGAACACTCGGGCATTGGTTGTGTCGGATTCCCGAAGCGAAGGGGAACGTCGTTACGACCGATCCCGACGAATTGATGCAGCGGTTCGAACAACTGGATGATGACGGAGGACACGACGTTCAGCAGCAACTTCGCTACGCGTTGGCCCTCATGCTAATCCGGGCGAAGCGGCTCGTGCTGGACGAAACGACGATCGAAGACGACCGGGTGATTTTGCACTTGGCCGGTGTGCGTGGCGAAGGGACGTTTCTGGTGCCCGACCTGCAACTGCCGACCAATCAGATCGCCGAACTGCAGAAACAACTGACCGGCCTGTCGCAGGCACCCTTGCCTGCCGAGCCGGAAGAG contains:
- a CDS encoding pyridoxal phosphate-dependent aminotransferase, with the protein product MSAAAPATKSVLSDAVQRIKPSATIAAGTKAKELKAAGHDVLSFTLGEPDFTTPQHICDAAKAAMDAGDTHYTAAAGTLQVKQAVCDLYARFYGLEYDPPQCVVSNGAKHSIHNVLTALCGPGDEVIIPTPYWVSYSDLVGLTGAKPVFVETTVESGWVMSPEQFESAITPSTKLLMLNSPTNPTGATYPPETLEQIARIAVERDIFVLSDEIYERLIYAGSEFRSFASFGKDVQEKTIIVSGVSKAYAMTGWRIGWALAPLEIAAGMAKLQSQETSCPSSISQAAAVAAVSGPQVCVEEMRLEFAERREYVLQRLKELPDLAYAEPGGAFYAFFDVSAHFGKPLGSKGVKVDNATDFCTALLEDQFVALVTGDAFGAPGYVRLSFATDLKTIEQGFDRITKFLGGA
- a CDS encoding translation initiation factor, whose amino-acid sequence is MRLFEGTQFDRPPRCERCDELEEACTCPPPPKEPLAPQSRTARIAVEKRKRGKVVTVVRGLLEREDELPELLSKLKAACGAGGTLDGTTLEIQGSQVEKVRATMAGLGYRVAVKG
- the aroC gene encoding chorismate synthase, coding for MAGNSFGQLFRITTAGESHGPGNVVIVDGVPPGIPITVEDLQVDLDRRRPGQSKIVTQRKEPDEPEILSGVFEGRTTGTSIAILIRNQDQRSKDYSDIKDKYRPGHADYTFDAKYGFRDYRGGGRSSARETTARVAAGVIAKKLIAEAFGGQVVGYVKQVGDIVADIPRPEDVTLEQVEKRPDGEPNIVRCPDLAAADRMIALIDKVRKDQDSIGGVSEIVATGIPPGLGEPVFDKIKADLAKALFSLPAVLGVEYGIGFACATMRGSENNDVFERASEGARVERPEARAPSEPEASAPGAKSSASDNGPEVSDKGQARQPSPSIATQSNRHGGMLGGITSGMPIVLRAAIKPTSSLSKKQPTVDNTGTPTTIQTKGRHDPCLLPRFVPMGEAMVAIVIADHWLRWRAQCGWAP
- a CDS encoding DUF1569 domain-containing protein is translated as MKDSSDEGSGGGQDSVSLRELSFADLSAAADEARQLLETGYVRRGKWSLGEMCRHLRLVQDCAIDGYPGWMSLFAPLRPIVRRMLLKRVLTGDSPIGLRTAPPFVPKSDLDDAIEVGKFSESISRLLSYEGEFRAHPGFGRLDHDRMLELFAAHAAHHLRFLEPEKPGSELQINAKPATDSWQASKRDIGESS